A window from Primulina eburnea isolate SZY01 chromosome 2, ASM2296580v1, whole genome shotgun sequence encodes these proteins:
- the LOC140822979 gene encoding uncharacterized protein isoform X2, which yields MSQTNKMLERALSTRRTPHAGEDGTSLNEDGGAEETGDESKTRKHISVAMRISRSKQGKTVEWTSKDLLKALEEFVPIYETRPIKNNMYGMGFDHSFGLWFITQWLKPDLMIESGAFKGHSTWVLRQAMPETPIVSLSPRHPEKYLKKGPAYVDGNCTYFAGKDFVDFGSMDWARVMKKHGIKDLSRVLIFFDDHQNELKRLKQALKAGFKHLVFEDNYDTGTGDHYSFRQICDQFYIRGGGHSCFKESDEARIRFRRNKFWDKAVDIDELCGPREAWWGVRGHMRDDFNHSNKAITYTEHFENSRFVESVLDVYWELPPVAGPSLTHQTRYDPARASTPVIEDGRYGLFKRLGLSQFDNSVFNGYTQMVYLQVSEPET from the exons ATGTCGCAAACGAACAAGATGCTAGAGAGAGCACTTTCTACAAGGCGAACGCCGCATGCCGGCGAAGACGGCACCTCCCTCAACGAAGACGGTGGCGCCGAAGAAACCGGGGACGAGTCCAAGACACGGAAGCACATATCAGTCGCTATGCGGATCA GCAGATCGAAACAAGGAAAAACTGTTGAATGGACATCAAAGGATTTACTCAAAGCTCTTGAGGAGTTTGTGCCAATATACGAGACCCGTCCTATAAAGAACAACATGTATGGGATGGGATTTGACCATAGTTTTGGACTTTGGTTTATCACACAATGGCTCAAGCCTGACTTGATGATTGAAAGCGGAGCTTTTAAGGGACATTCTACATGGGTTTTAAGGCAAGCAATGCCGGAAACACCTATTGTGTCACTTTCGCCTCGTCATCCAGAAAAGTACCTTAAGAAAGGACCTGCTTATGTTGATGGAAATTGCACTTATTTTGCTGGAAAGGACTTTGTTGATTTCGGGAGCATGGATTGGGCAAGAGTGATGAAGAAACATGGGATAAAAGATCTCAGCCGGGTTTTAATCTTCTTTGATGATCATCAAAATGAACTAAAAAG ATTAAAGCAAGCACTTAAAGCTGGCTTCAAGCATCTAGTTTTTGAGGACAACTATGATACTGGAACTGGGGACCATTATTCCTTCAGGCAAATATGTGATCAATTTTACATAAGAG GTGGCGGACATAGCTGTTTCAAAGAGAGCGACGAAGCCAGGATAAGATTTAGAAGGAACAAATTCTGGGACAAAGCAGTTGATATAGATGAGCTCTGTGGACCCAGAGAAGCCTGGTGGGGCGTAAGAGGGCATATGCGGGATGATTTTAACCATAGCAACAAGGCAATTACTTATACTGAACATTTTGAGAACAGCAGATTTGTTGAGTCAGTACTCGATGTTTACTGGGAGCTTCCCCCTGTTGCTGGTCCTTCACTAACACATCAAACAAGGTACGATCCAGCTCGTGCATCTACTCCTGTCATAGAAGATGGTAGATATGGCTTATTCAAGAGGCTTGGTTTGTCTCAATTTGATAATTCTGTGTTCAATGGATACACCCAAATGGTGTATCTTCAGGTATCTGAACCAGAAACATGA
- the LOC140822979 gene encoding uncharacterized protein isoform X1 → MSQTNKMLERALSTRRTPHAGEDGTSLNEDGGAEETGDESKTRKHISVAMRISNYLTRTGYIWPILIIGLPIVIISSFIYHTHDLVCISVSSSDHTSRLRFFGFDGLESDFGSLGVPWCRSKQGKTVEWTSKDLLKALEEFVPIYETRPIKNNMYGMGFDHSFGLWFITQWLKPDLMIESGAFKGHSTWVLRQAMPETPIVSLSPRHPEKYLKKGPAYVDGNCTYFAGKDFVDFGSMDWARVMKKHGIKDLSRVLIFFDDHQNELKRLKQALKAGFKHLVFEDNYDTGTGDHYSFRQICDQFYIRGGGHSCFKESDEARIRFRRNKFWDKAVDIDELCGPREAWWGVRGHMRDDFNHSNKAITYTEHFENSRFVESVLDVYWELPPVAGPSLTHQTRYDPARASTPVIEDGRYGLFKRLGLSQFDNSVFNGYTQMVYLQVSEPET, encoded by the exons ATGTCGCAAACGAACAAGATGCTAGAGAGAGCACTTTCTACAAGGCGAACGCCGCATGCCGGCGAAGACGGCACCTCCCTCAACGAAGACGGTGGCGCCGAAGAAACCGGGGACGAGTCCAAGACACGGAAGCACATATCAGTCGCTATGCGGATCAGTAATTATCTGACCCGAACTGGATACATCTGGCCCATTCTCATAATCGGGCTTCCTATCGTGATTATCTCTTCTTTCATTTATCATACGCATGATTTGGTCTGCATCTCTGTCTCCTCATCCGATCACACTTCGCGGTTGAGATTCTTCGGGTTCGATGGGCTTGAATCGGATTTCGGATCTCTTGGGGTTCCCTGGT GCAGATCGAAACAAGGAAAAACTGTTGAATGGACATCAAAGGATTTACTCAAAGCTCTTGAGGAGTTTGTGCCAATATACGAGACCCGTCCTATAAAGAACAACATGTATGGGATGGGATTTGACCATAGTTTTGGACTTTGGTTTATCACACAATGGCTCAAGCCTGACTTGATGATTGAAAGCGGAGCTTTTAAGGGACATTCTACATGGGTTTTAAGGCAAGCAATGCCGGAAACACCTATTGTGTCACTTTCGCCTCGTCATCCAGAAAAGTACCTTAAGAAAGGACCTGCTTATGTTGATGGAAATTGCACTTATTTTGCTGGAAAGGACTTTGTTGATTTCGGGAGCATGGATTGGGCAAGAGTGATGAAGAAACATGGGATAAAAGATCTCAGCCGGGTTTTAATCTTCTTTGATGATCATCAAAATGAACTAAAAAG ATTAAAGCAAGCACTTAAAGCTGGCTTCAAGCATCTAGTTTTTGAGGACAACTATGATACTGGAACTGGGGACCATTATTCCTTCAGGCAAATATGTGATCAATTTTACATAAGAG GTGGCGGACATAGCTGTTTCAAAGAGAGCGACGAAGCCAGGATAAGATTTAGAAGGAACAAATTCTGGGACAAAGCAGTTGATATAGATGAGCTCTGTGGACCCAGAGAAGCCTGGTGGGGCGTAAGAGGGCATATGCGGGATGATTTTAACCATAGCAACAAGGCAATTACTTATACTGAACATTTTGAGAACAGCAGATTTGTTGAGTCAGTACTCGATGTTTACTGGGAGCTTCCCCCTGTTGCTGGTCCTTCACTAACACATCAAACAAGGTACGATCCAGCTCGTGCATCTACTCCTGTCATAGAAGATGGTAGATATGGCTTATTCAAGAGGCTTGGTTTGTCTCAATTTGATAATTCTGTGTTCAATGGATACACCCAAATGGTGTATCTTCAGGTATCTGAACCAGAAACATGA